The Deltaproteobacteria bacterium genomic interval CAGAGCACCTTTCCCCTAAACCCGACCTCGTGGTGGTGGGGAATGTCATTCGCAAAGTGAACCCAGAAGCCTCAGCTATGCGTGACAGTGGGCTCGAGCATATTTCCATGCCGCAAGCGATTGCTCGGTTTGGTATTGGCGATAAACATTCGATAGTGGTTGCAGGTACTCATGGAAAGACGACAACATCATCCTTGATTGCCCACTTACTCATGCACGCTAAACTCGACCCATCGTACTTGGTCGGCGGTGTTTTGGTCGGTTATCGAGAATCATTTCGAAGTGGCGACGGTGATTTTTTCGCCATTGAGGGTGATGAATACGATACGGCCTATTTCGATAAAGGCCCAAAGTTTCGGCACTACAAGCCTAAGACAGCCATTATATCGAGTTTAGAGTTTGACCATGCCGATATTTTCGACTCTGTGGAAGACGTTGAGAATGCTTTCACTCAGTTGGTTACCATCGTACCTGAAGATGGTCACCTTGTTGCATGGGCGGGTGCCACAAGGGCGGTACGGCTCATTCAAGAGTCCGGGGTTACCAAGAAAGTAACGCTCTTCGACACCAAACCAGGTGAAGGAGTGCGCTTGTGGATGAAGCATTGTGAAACCACTCCCGATGGGCTGGTTTTCGAAGCTGTCCGAGATGGGGAATCGCTTGGCGAGATGACAGTGCCGATGTGGGGCGAGTTTAGCGCACGTAATGTATTGGCTGCCATCGCTGCAACAGAGGCAGCAAATCTAAGCGCCGACCAACTCCGCGCTGGCTTGGCTTCATTTAAAGGGGTTAAGCGGCGCATGGAAGTAATTGGCGAATCCGGTGGTGTCACGGTTGTTGACGACTTTGGGCATCACCCAACAGCGGTGACACTTACATTAGCGGCTGCCCGAAAGCGTTGGCCTGGACGTAGAGTGACAGCGGTTTTCGAACCACGTTCTGCAACAAGTCGCCGCAATGTGTTTCAAAATGCATTTATTGAAGCTTTCAGTGGCGCAGACCATGTCGTCGTGGGAACCCATGTTCGATTGGCTGAAGTCGATGAGTCTCAACGGTTTAGCCCGGAAAAGGTCGCCAGTGAATTGACGAGCCGTGGTTTGGTGGCTGCGGCGCCAGGGGATGTGGACGCAGTACTCTCGTACCTAGAACGCGAGACACGGCAGGGTGATGTGATTATTGTTTTCTCAAATGGTGATTTTGGCGGATTACATGGCCGGTTAGTTAAGCAAATTGGAGAGACGGCGTGACTGAACTCAATAGCCTAGCAGCTGACGCCGCTCATATGGCGAAGATTGCGGGTTCGTTGATCCGAAAAGGATACGACTCAACGTCAACGGTGAACCAGAAAGGTGCAATCGATCTGGTGACCGATACGGATCACGCTGCCGAGCGATCGATCTTAGCCTATATCGATAAGCACTATGCCGATTCTGCGGTTTTAGCAGAAGAGAGCGGCAGCCGTGAGGGAACGTCTACGTTGCGCTGGATAGTTGATCCTCTAGATGGCACTGTTAATTTTGCCCACCGTATCCCTCATTTTTGTGTTTTGGTCGCGGCGCAAATTGAGAATTCTTTGGGCGCTTTTGAAACGGTTGTCAGTGCAACCTACGACCCAATGCGTGATGAGATTTTTCTAGCCGAGAGAGGGCAGGGCGCAACGCTAAATGGAGAGGGCATCAATGTCTCGGGTAAGGAAAGACTCATTGATTCACTTCTCACGACGGGATTTGGTTACGAGCGTCTATTCAAGGCAAACGATAACCATGCCGAGTATTGTCGATTGAACTTAGTAACGCGCGGGGTACGCCGGCTTGGTTCTGCTGGCCTCGACTTGGCTTATGTGGCAGTTGGCCGTTTTGACGGATTTTGGGAATACGAACTGAATCCTTGGGATCAGGCCGCGGGTCAGCTTTTGGTTTCTGAGGCAGGTGGTTTGGTGACGC includes:
- a CDS encoding inositol monophosphatase; this encodes MTELNSLAADAAHMAKIAGSLIRKGYDSTSTVNQKGAIDLVTDTDHAAERSILAYIDKHYADSAVLAEESGSREGTSTLRWIVDPLDGTVNFAHRIPHFCVLVAAQIENSLGAFETVVSATYDPMRDEIFLAERGQGATLNGEGINVSGKERLIDSLLTTGFGYERLFKANDNHAEYCRLNLVTRGVRRLGSAGLDLAYVAVGRFDGFWEYELNPWDQAAGQLLVSEAGGLVTQMDGSLADVDSNSILAAGTKIHSKILDVLASVSEHSVNSRDGLERFLPKELGDQLSGLDSS
- a CDS encoding UDP-N-acetylmuramate dehydrogenase; translation: MSDSTIRSVYFMGICGTGMGSLAGLVQSQGYEVSGSDEHVYPPMSTRLEDWGIPVLEGYKPEHLSPKPDLVVVGNVIRKVNPEASAMRDSGLEHISMPQAIARFGIGDKHSIVVAGTHGKTTTSSLIAHLLMHAKLDPSYLVGGVLVGYRESFRSGDGDFFAIEGDEYDTAYFDKGPKFRHYKPKTAIISSLEFDHADIFDSVEDVENAFTQLVTIVPEDGHLVAWAGATRAVRLIQESGVTKKVTLFDTKPGEGVRLWMKHCETTPDGLVFEAVRDGESLGEMTVPMWGEFSARNVLAAIAATEAANLSADQLRAGLASFKGVKRRMEVIGESGGVTVVDDFGHHPTAVTLTLAAARKRWPGRRVTAVFEPRSATSRRNVFQNAFIEAFSGADHVVVGTHVRLAEVDESQRFSPEKVASELTSRGLVAAAPGDVDAVLSYLERETRQGDVIIVFSNGDFGGLHGRLVKQIGETA